The Luteolibacter arcticus genome has a window encoding:
- a CDS encoding beta strand repeat-containing protein, producing MTILNTLTLPTFIVFTLATVSSAQAASFYWDGSDTGANSNGGAGTWDSSSLNWDDTLNSGIGVAWGNTTSDTATFGGASGTVTLVSSGTPGGTLSLGGLIFNSGNYVIGNVAGNGTLDFGSATGSINSSSLGAGLTTTINSSLAGSGTPSVTIAANGDLTATGNGSGGKLVLGGTNSGLTGGMAITSGLVSFSSAAAAGSGPITLNGGGILHGTSGTLTLANAVSLASGTSVLRVYNANTLALGGVVSGSGTLFKTDTGTLSLSGANTFTGATRIGAGTLSVTSLNSVNGGTPLLATSSLGAPTTVAHGTIVFGSGTSAGTLAYTGTGETTDRVVEVASTSVGPTFNAGGSGLVKFTGAFSMTGIGSKTITLLGSNTGELAGSIGDSGTAGITITTAAFSSGATSVTLASVDGVGAGSTISGTGIAAGTTVTAVNTSTRVVTISPAASGAGANGQTMTIAGVMNITSVQKTGSGSNSIWALSGANTFTGQTKISGGTLSATSLNSVNGGTPLLAASALGAPTTVASGTIALGTSTTGGVLNYTGSGETTDRVLDMAGTTGAPGVNQSGTGLLKFTSDITSSGSGSKVFTLGGATTGTGEISGVIPNGLSGTTQMISAISSGSTTVTLASVDGVTLGSTISGTGFSAGTTITAINTGTRVVTFSPAASGTGNNGQVVTVSGVVNVTSVTKTNSGTWTLSGANTYAGPTNVTGGTLVFPKPASLYQGNSASWTTSNIAVNSGCTLGIRVGGSGEFTTSDIAHFDTLGSSTGGLKTGAWLGLDTTNAGGSLTYSGNLINAGTATSTGLAKLGTGTLVLTGTNTYSGGTRIDGGTLSIPALSSLPTSGTVTVNSAGTLALAGASIYGQTLAGSGKITVATSTGNNSTVFSGSLGSFTGTIEVAPATNGGKLQIAPGAQTSIPSSSATIKVLEGGTLYLSSGLNYGAAVSLYGGSTGESLGQLRVESANQSGAVTLKAHATVGSHNNVGTISGAIGDEGNGFGITKQGNQQLTLTGASTYSGPTNVLAGAIRANSFNSVVGGTPSSGLGAPTTVANGTISLGDATTTAFLSYGGTGETTDRVINLAGTTGGGTLDHAGTGLLKFTSALTATGAGAKTLTLQGSGLGELAGAIVNGSGTTALTKTGSGIWTLSGVNTYTGATNSNGGLLVYANAGAMAGSGRTIGCSTNGGIAFDFNTSLQTLLTTRVAMGATGGLALTANNNLAENLDFNAAGFSGYLGAKDNVTYTGTLTPNGSNVRLGNQSGGTLTLTAANVVTGSNNLTINGSVTFTQPQTYTGTTSFTSNAGTFNGGGTVIDLSKVTIGGGGTLTNLDLTGSATLTKANNTTLTLDSANSYTGGTSLSQGLLILSNSGALGTGAVTLATTGSNVARIQLIHGVNIPNVLHLGANTGISGRGDLEVSNVSSSATWSGAINITASPTTGGHFYTDATSTLSVSGPITSTVPVSFRAGNFIIPAASTSGYSSLFISGNLKIGSANALVTTADVTLANSASTTLDLNGFDQMVNTVVKGTNAATITNTAATPAVLTISNANASTYAGIIANGTGGLSLTKSGTGDLTLGGTNTYTGTTTVSAGTLILGASTLADSSIVRIASGAKLSLTTASDTVSQLFLDGVQVVAGTYGATGSGATHIDDAHFSGSGKLVVLSSSAYSAWALLNNLTAANMSASADPDNDGSINLAEFAFNGSPVSGSTGLRLVAGFHSIGGQRVLTLTLPVRNGTTFSGSTELVSPAVDGVVYRIQGGGDLSSWNGAVAEVPAANRATVQDGIAPPESGWTNRSFYLLPGAATTGFLRATVQE from the coding sequence GTGACCATCCTTAACACCCTTACACTTCCCACGTTCATCGTCTTCACCCTGGCGACCGTTTCTTCCGCCCAAGCCGCTTCGTTCTACTGGGACGGCTCCGATACCGGAGCCAATTCCAATGGCGGTGCCGGAACTTGGGACTCCTCCTCTCTCAATTGGGACGACACCCTCAACAGCGGCATCGGCGTCGCGTGGGGAAACACCACCTCCGATACCGCGACCTTCGGTGGAGCTTCAGGCACCGTCACGCTGGTTTCCTCGGGAACTCCGGGCGGAACGCTCTCACTCGGCGGACTTATCTTCAACAGCGGAAACTACGTGATCGGCAACGTCGCCGGCAACGGCACGCTGGACTTCGGCAGCGCCACGGGCTCGATCAACAGCAGCTCCCTGGGCGCCGGCCTTACCACCACGATCAACAGCAGCCTCGCCGGCTCCGGCACGCCCTCCGTGACCATCGCGGCGAATGGCGACCTCACCGCGACCGGCAATGGGTCCGGCGGAAAACTGGTTCTGGGCGGCACCAACAGCGGGCTGACCGGTGGCATGGCGATCACTTCCGGTCTGGTTTCTTTCAGCAGCGCTGCGGCGGCCGGCAGCGGCCCGATCACGCTCAATGGCGGCGGCATCCTGCATGGCACCTCGGGCACCCTCACGCTCGCCAACGCCGTGTCCCTCGCGTCCGGCACCAGCGTGCTGCGGGTCTACAACGCCAATACGCTTGCGCTGGGCGGCGTGGTCAGCGGCAGCGGCACTCTCTTTAAGACTGACACCGGCACGCTCAGCCTGAGCGGCGCAAACACATTCACCGGTGCCACCAGGATCGGTGCGGGCACGCTCAGTGTGACCTCTCTCAACAGCGTGAATGGTGGCACGCCGCTGCTGGCCACCAGCTCGCTGGGAGCGCCCACCACCGTCGCGCATGGGACGATCGTGTTCGGCAGCGGCACCAGCGCGGGCACGCTGGCCTACACCGGCACCGGTGAAACCACCGACCGCGTGGTGGAGGTGGCCAGCACCAGCGTCGGCCCGACCTTCAATGCGGGCGGCAGCGGATTGGTGAAATTCACCGGCGCGTTTTCCATGACCGGCATCGGCAGCAAGACCATCACCTTGCTGGGCTCCAATACCGGCGAGCTCGCCGGCTCGATCGGAGACAGCGGCACGGCCGGCATCACGATCACGACGGCCGCATTCTCCAGCGGTGCGACCTCAGTGACCTTGGCCTCCGTCGATGGAGTGGGCGCGGGCAGCACGATTTCCGGCACCGGCATCGCCGCGGGCACCACCGTCACGGCGGTGAACACCAGCACCCGGGTGGTGACCATCAGCCCCGCGGCTTCCGGAGCGGGTGCCAATGGCCAGACGATGACGATAGCCGGGGTGATGAACATCACTTCGGTCCAGAAGACCGGCAGCGGCAGCAACAGCATCTGGGCTCTCAGCGGCGCGAACACCTTCACCGGCCAGACGAAGATCAGCGGCGGCACGCTTTCCGCCACCTCGCTGAACAGCGTGAACGGCGGCACGCCCCTGCTCGCCGCTAGCGCGCTGGGCGCCCCCACCACGGTGGCAAGTGGCACCATCGCCCTGGGCACCAGCACCACGGGTGGCGTGCTCAATTACACCGGATCCGGGGAAACGACCGACCGGGTGCTGGACATGGCAGGCACCACCGGCGCCCCGGGCGTCAATCAGTCCGGCACCGGCCTGCTGAAATTCACGTCCGACATCACCAGCAGCGGCTCGGGCAGCAAGGTGTTCACCCTCGGCGGCGCCACCACCGGCACCGGCGAGATCAGCGGCGTCATCCCGAATGGGCTCTCCGGCACCACCCAGATGATCAGCGCGATCTCCAGCGGCAGCACCACGGTCACCTTGGCCTCCGTGGACGGTGTCACGTTGGGCAGCACCATCTCCGGCACCGGATTTTCCGCGGGCACCACCATCACGGCGATCAATACCGGCACCCGCGTGGTGACCTTCAGCCCGGCGGCATCCGGCACCGGCAACAACGGCCAAGTGGTGACGGTGTCCGGCGTGGTGAATGTCACCAGCGTGACGAAGACCAACAGCGGCACCTGGACCTTGTCCGGAGCGAACACCTACGCGGGTCCCACCAACGTCACCGGCGGCACGCTGGTCTTCCCGAAACCGGCGTCCCTTTACCAAGGGAACTCCGCCTCTTGGACCACCTCGAACATCGCGGTGAATTCCGGCTGCACCCTGGGCATCCGTGTCGGCGGTAGCGGTGAATTCACCACCTCGGACATCGCCCACTTCGATACCCTCGGTTCCTCGACCGGGGGTCTGAAAACCGGCGCATGGCTCGGACTGGACACCACCAATGCCGGCGGCTCGCTCACCTACTCCGGAAACCTGATCAACGCCGGCACCGCCACGTCCACCGGCCTGGCCAAGCTCGGCACCGGCACCTTGGTCCTGACCGGCACGAACACCTACAGCGGCGGCACCCGCATCGATGGCGGCACGTTGTCGATTCCCGCCCTCTCCTCGCTGCCCACTTCGGGAACCGTCACTGTGAACAGCGCGGGCACCCTCGCCCTCGCCGGTGCCTCGATCTACGGGCAGACCCTTGCCGGCAGCGGGAAGATCACTGTGGCCACCTCCACCGGCAACAACAGCACCGTCTTCTCCGGCTCGCTGGGAAGCTTCACCGGCACCATCGAGGTCGCTCCCGCCACGAACGGCGGCAAGCTGCAGATCGCTCCCGGTGCCCAGACTTCGATCCCCTCCTCCTCCGCCACGATCAAGGTGCTCGAGGGCGGCACGCTGTATCTAAGCTCCGGCCTGAATTATGGCGCGGCCGTGTCGCTGTATGGCGGCAGCACCGGCGAATCGCTGGGGCAGCTCCGCGTGGAAAGCGCCAACCAATCCGGCGCGGTCACCCTGAAGGCCCATGCCACTGTCGGTTCGCACAACAATGTCGGCACGATCAGCGGCGCGATCGGGGACGAAGGCAACGGCTTCGGCATCACCAAGCAAGGCAACCAGCAGCTCACCCTCACGGGTGCCAGCACCTACAGCGGTCCGACCAACGTGCTGGCGGGGGCCATAAGGGCGAATTCGTTCAACAGCGTGGTGGGCGGCACCCCCAGCAGTGGCCTCGGCGCTCCCACCACGGTGGCGAATGGCACAATCTCGCTCGGCGACGCCACCACCACCGCCTTCTTGTCCTATGGCGGCACCGGCGAAACCACCGACCGCGTGATCAATCTCGCGGGCACCACCGGCGGCGGCACGCTGGATCATGCCGGCACCGGCCTGCTGAAATTCACCAGCGCCCTCACGGCCACCGGAGCCGGCGCGAAAACCCTCACGCTCCAAGGCTCCGGCCTCGGGGAACTCGCCGGCGCAATCGTCAACGGCTCCGGCACCACCGCGCTCACCAAGACCGGCAGCGGCATCTGGACCCTCTCCGGCGTGAACACCTACACCGGCGCGACGAATTCGAACGGCGGGCTCCTCGTGTATGCGAACGCCGGCGCGATGGCCGGTTCCGGCCGCACCATCGGCTGCTCCACCAACGGCGGAATCGCCTTCGACTTCAACACCTCGCTGCAAACGCTGCTCACCACCCGCGTCGCCATGGGTGCCACCGGCGGCCTGGCCCTGACCGCGAACAACAACCTCGCGGAAAACCTCGACTTCAATGCCGCCGGATTCAGCGGTTACCTCGGGGCGAAGGACAATGTCACCTACACCGGCACGCTCACGCCGAACGGCAGCAATGTCCGGCTGGGCAACCAGAGCGGCGGCACGCTCACGTTGACCGCTGCCAACGTGGTCACCGGATCGAACAACCTCACGATCAACGGCAGCGTGACCTTCACCCAGCCGCAAACCTACACCGGCACCACCAGCTTCACCTCGAACGCCGGCACCTTCAATGGTGGCGGCACGGTGATCGACCTCAGCAAGGTCACCATCGGTGGCGGCGGCACCCTCACCAACCTCGACCTCACCGGCAGCGCCACGCTCACCAAGGCGAACAACACCACGCTCACCCTCGACAGCGCCAACAGCTACACCGGCGGCACATCCCTCTCGCAGGGCCTGCTCATCCTCTCGAACAGTGGTGCCCTCGGCACCGGCGCGGTGACGCTCGCCACCACCGGCTCGAACGTGGCGCGCATCCAGCTCATCCATGGCGTCAACATCCCGAACGTGCTCCATCTCGGTGCCAACACCGGCATCAGCGGCCGCGGGGATCTGGAGGTCAGCAATGTCTCCTCCTCCGCCACGTGGTCCGGCGCCATCAACATCACTGCGAGCCCTACCACCGGCGGCCATTTCTACACGGATGCCACGTCCACCCTCTCGGTTTCCGGTCCGATCACAAGCACGGTCCCGGTCAGCTTCCGCGCGGGAAATTTCATCATCCCTGCCGCCTCCACCAGCGGCTACTCCTCCCTCTTCATTTCCGGCAACCTCAAGATCGGCAGCGCCAACGCGCTGGTCACCACGGCGGATGTGACGCTCGCGAACTCGGCAAGCACCACGCTCGATCTGAACGGCTTCGACCAGATGGTGAACACGGTAGTGAAGGGCACGAACGCCGCCACCATTACCAATACCGCCGCCACCCCGGCCGTGCTTACCATCAGTAACGCCAACGCCAGCACCTACGCGGGCATCATCGCCAATGGCACTGGCGGCCTCTCCCTGACGAAGAGCGGCACCGGCGACCTGACACTGGGCGGAACCAACACCTACACCGGCACCACCACCGTCAGCGCCGGAACCCTGATCCTCGGTGCCTCCACCCTGGCGGATAGCTCGATCGTGCGCATCGCCAGCGGGGCGAAGCTTTCCCTCACCACCGCCTCGGACACGGTGAGCCAGTTGTTCCTCGACGGCGTCCAGGTCGTGGCCGGCACCTACGGTGCGACCGGCTCCGGAGCCACCCACATCGATGATGCCCACTTTTCCGGCAGCGGGAAACTCGTGGTCCTCAGCAGTTCCGCCTACTCCGCCTGGGCTCTCCTCAACAACCTGACAGCCGCGAACATGAGCGCTTCCGCTGATCCCGACAACGACGGCTCCATCAATCTGGCCGAGTTCGCCTTCAATGGCTCCCCCGTTTCCGGCTCCACCGGCTTGCGGCTCGTCGCCGGATTTCACTCCATCGGCGGACAGCGGGTCCTGACCCTCACCCTGCCGGTGCGGAATGGCACCACCTTCAGCGGCTCAACCGAACTGGTTTCCCCCGCCGTCGACGGAGTGGTGTATCGTATCCAAGGAGGTGGCGATCTTTCCTCGTGGAACGGCGCGGTCGCCGAGGTGCCCGCGGCGAATCGGGCCACCGTGCAGGACGGCATCGCGCCCCCGGAGAGCGGCTGGACGAATCGCTCGTTCTACCTTCTCCCCGGTGCCGCCACCACCGGCTTCCTCCGCGCGACGGTGCAGGAGTGA